A segment of the Opitutia bacterium genome:
TCAGGCTCGTGAACGAGATGAACGGCAACCCGACCACGTAGGCCACGAGCACCGGCGTCATCAGCGCCGTGTCGCTGGCCTTGAACGCGCCGTGCTGGAACAGCAGCCGGATGATCGGCTCGCTGAGCAACGCCAACCCCGCCGCCGCCGGCACATTGATCACGAGCACGAGCCGCAGACCCTTGTGGTAATCCGCGATCAGCGACGCCCAATCCTCCTTCGCCGCGTGCCGCGCGATGAGCGGAAAAACCACCGTCGCGATCGCGATCGTGAACACGCCAATGGGCAGCTCCATCAAGCGAGTCGCGAGATTCAGCACTGTCACCGCGCTGTCGTTGAGCGACAAGCCGATGAACCGTGCCATCGAGATGTTCACCAAATAGATCGCCGAACCGATGACGGACGGCCCCATGATGCGGATGATCTCGCGCACGCGCTCGTCGGGCCGGAGATCGAACGCCGGCCGCCAGCCTTCGCGCCACAACACGGCCGCCGGCACCGCCATCTGGAGAAATCCGCCGAGCAGCACTCCCGCACAAAGCAGATTCATCCGGCTCACGTCGTCCCACGCCCACCACGTGCCGAGTCCCAGCGCCCCGAGAATCGTGAGGTTCAGCCACACCGGTGAGAGCGCCGGCTCGGAAAACCGCCCGAGCACCTGACACGCCGCGCTGAACGCCGCCGCCAGACACACGAAAATCATGTAGGGAAACAGGACGACCGCGAGGTCCGCGCCCAACAACAGGCGCCGCGCCGTGTCCTCCGCCACGCCCCATCGCGTGGCGAGCTGCACGAACGTTTCCGCGTTCCAGAAAACCAGGATGGCAAGCACCACGATCGACGTCGTGATCACCGCGAGCCAGCTCGTGACCTTGCTCACAAGTCGGAACGCGCCCGCGCGGTCGTTCTTCTCCAACTCGTGGGTCAACGTCGGCACGAACGCCGCCGTGAGCGCGCCCTCGCCGAGGAGGCGGCGAAAGAGATTGGGCAGCGTGTAGGCGGAGTTGAACGCCGAGTTCAGCGCGCTCGCACCGAACACCGCCGCCGCGACCGACTCACGCACCAGGCCGAGGACGCGCGACAACACCGTCGACAAAGCGACGACACTGATGTTCTTCAGGCTCTTCGACACGGCGCCGTTACGGCTGCGTCGTGACCTTCACGAGCCCGTCCTCCACCGCGAGCGCCGAGACCTTCGCCCAAGCGGCGCGAAAATCATCCGGCACCTTGGCCTTCGCGATCAGCGCCTTCGTCAGCGCGCCGCCGATGCCCGGCAGCGAATGCACCGGACACGAGCCGAGATAAATTTGGTCCGCGCGAAACACGTAACTCTCGCCGCCGCGCACGAAAGAGCCACTCGCCTGAAAAACGACTTCCTTCGCGAAACCGTAGTAGTTCAAAACCACCTTCTCGGCGACGTGCAGCTTGTCACCTTCGACGCGGAAATTAAGTCCGCTCGCGCTGAGAAAATCGGAACTTCCGCTGGCGGCGGCCGGCTCGCCCTTCTTTTCCTCGGTCTTCGGTTTGTCGGCCGGCTTGGCCGGTTTACCATCGGCTTTCGCGACGGCGTCGCCGGAGAGCGACGTCGCCCACGCGTTCAGCTCGTCCTCCGTGACCACGAGCTGCCCGCCTTTCGCGAACGTCGCGACCTTGTCCTGCCACGCGCGCGCCTTGGTTCCGTCGGTCTTGCCGGGCAGGTAATACACGACGCCCTTGGCCACTTCCTTCGGGGCCTCCTTGATTTGCTGCACGGGCTTGAAAACCAGGTAGACAGCCGCCACCACCACGCCGAGGAGCAGCCCAAGCAAAGCACCGATCGCGACCTCAACCGTGCTGGGACCGTAGAGCGCCTTTTCGATTTTCTTGCTGGGCATGGCGGGAATCAGTTCGCCGCGGACTTGCCCGCGGCCGGTTTTGCTTCGGACTTGGAAGAGGATTTGCCGCCCTCGGGCCCGCCACCGGACTTCTTCTTGTAGTCGGTGATGTAGAAGCCGGAGCCCTTGAAGATCAGGCCGGCGCCGCCGCCGACCTTGCGCTTGAGCTTGGGTTTCTTGCAGGCGGGACACTTCTTGAGCGGCTCGTCCTTCATCGACTGGAAGGCTTCCAACTCGTGGTCGCACTGGGTGCAGACGTATTCGTAGGTGGGCATCGTGAACGTCGACCGGATAAAAGACCGACGCCCGACGGTGGCGAGCCTTTCTTGGCCCCGCGGCGGCCACAATCCGTTTGCCAACCCCTGCCGCCCGACGGACAGTGCGCCCCGGCATGGATTTTGACGCGCAATTTCAATCCTACGTGGCGCAGGTCGAACGCGGCATCGACGAACTCCTGCCCGCCGCCCACACCCGCCCCGCGCGTCTCCACGAGGCCATGCGCTACAGCATGCAGGCCGGCGGCAAACGCCTGCGCCCCGTCCTCGTCCTCGCCGCCGCCGATCTCTTCGACCGCGCCGCCAGTCCCCTGCCCGCCCGGAGCGCCGAAGCACTTCCGGCCGCGATCGCGATCGAGTGCGTGCACACCTACTCGCTCGTGCACGACGACCTGCCGTGCATGGACGACGACGACCTGCGCCGCGGCCGGCCGACCGCGCACAAGCAATTCGACGAAGCCACCGCCCTCCTCGCCGGCGACGCGCTGCTCACCTACGCCTTTCAACTCCTGAGCGAGAATTACCCCGCCGAAACCTGCGGCACGCTCGTGCGCGAGCTTGCCGCCGCGGCCGGCAGCCGCGAGCTCATCGGTGGCCAGATGGACGACCTCCTCGCCGAGAAGCGCTCCGACATCTCGCACGCCGATCTCGAGTCGATCCACCGTCGCAAAACCGGCGCGATGATTGAAGCCTCGCTCGCGATGGGCGGCCTCGCCGGCGGCACGCGCGACGCCGGACATCTGGACACGCTGCACACGGTCGGCCGACACATGGGTTTGGCGTTTCAGATCGTCGACGACATCCTCGACGCCACCGCGGACACCGCGACGCTCGGCAAGACCGCAGGCAAGGACGCCCGGGCCGACAAGACCACCTACGTGAAACTCCACGGCCTCGACGCGGCCCGCCGCCTCGCCGCCGACCAGACCGCCGCCGCCCTCGCCGCCCTCGCCCGCCTCCCCGGCGACACCGCCTTTCTCGTGGAACTGATCCGCCAAATGGCGGACCGAAAGAAGTAATCATGCCCGCGCAACGCCGCGACTACCTGCTGCAACAGACGGAACTGCTCCGCCAGTTCGTCGCGCGCCTCGTGCACGATCGCAATCCCGCCGACGTGGACGAGGCCCTGCAACTCGCGCTCAGCCTGCAGGAAAAACTCTTCCCCATTCCCGCCGCCGAATTCCTCGTGCTCGACGCCGACGAACAGGTGGCCCGCCTCCTCGCCAACGAGTCACCCGCGGCCGGCCGCGAGAAATGCGAAACCTACGCCGCGCTCCTGCGTGAGGCCGCGTTCCTCTACGAACTGCGCGGCCGCAGCGACTTCGCCGCCGGCGCACGCCAGCTTGCCCTGCACGTGGTTCTGCTCGCCGCCCCGCAGCCGCCCGATGAGGCAACGCGCCAGCTCGTGCTCAAGCTCACCAACGATCTCGCCGGCGAACCGCTGCACGCACCGGTCGCGGCGCTGCTCGCGGAATTCGAACACGACGAGGCGTAACGCTCAGCGCGCCGCCGCGCCCGCGGGCGGACGCGTGATCTTCAGCCCGCCCAGCAGTTCGTCGATGTCGCCCGCCGCGCGAGCATAAGTGCGCTCCGGCGCCCACGCGCGCAGCTGCACCGTGCCTTCAGGGCCCGTATAAAAGTAGCCGTGGTTCTCGAAAAGCGCGCCGTCGGTGCGCACACTGAAAAACAACTCCTCCACCATCGACGCGCCGCGCAGCTTCTTGCCGCGCTTCTTCACCGTCACGGTCTCGGCGTGTTCCTTGATCTTGGAGACAACCAGCTCCTCCAACGGTCCCATGTGACGCTCGGGCGAAGTGATGAATTCAGCCTCGGCCGACTCGTCGACCCGCAGCATCGCGACGCTGTTGGGATCCGTGATCTGCGGGTCGCGAAACCAGCGGCAGCCGTCGTAGCGCAACGTGAAGTTGCCCTGCTTGATCTCGCGCCAGCGCTCGCGGTCCTCGACGAGGCGCGCATTGGCGAAATCCGGCCGCACATCGATGCTGGCAAGAAACGCCGTCGCCGTCCGGCTCGGCCGCTCGCCGCCCGGCCATTCGGCGCTGAAGAAATACAGCGACCCTCCGATGAGCACGAGGCGCACTTCGCGATGCGTCTTCTGCGCCGGCTGCGCCACGAGCAAGCGCTGTCCGTCGTATTGCCCCAGCGGCCACTGCTCGTCCTGTTTGATCTGGCCGCGCCGCGAATTCATGAACGCCTCGATCGTC
Coding sequences within it:
- the murJ gene encoding murein biosynthesis integral membrane protein MurJ, producing MSKSLKNISVVALSTVLSRVLGLVRESVAAAVFGASALNSAFNSAYTLPNLFRRLLGEGALTAAFVPTLTHELEKNDRAGAFRLVSKVTSWLAVITTSIVVLAILVFWNAETFVQLATRWGVAEDTARRLLLGADLAVVLFPYMIFVCLAAAFSAACQVLGRFSEPALSPVWLNLTILGALGLGTWWAWDDVSRMNLLCAGVLLGGFLQMAVPAAVLWREGWRPAFDLRPDERVREIIRIMGPSVIGSAIYLVNISMARFIGLSLNDSAVTVLNLATRLMELPIGVFTIAIATVVFPLIARHAAKEDWASLIADYHKGLRLVLVINVPAAAGLALLSEPIIRLLFQHGAFKASDTALMTPVLVAYVVGLPFISFTSLMLRAFYALRDTATPVRAAAISFAVNFGLSIVLMQWLSTTGLALASTVAVVVQAAFLQSRLVRKLDGFTMQTLLPSLGKIIAATAVMAVFVWLGARGLARVSPASRFSDLLVVAILMPAGAALYGALLWAWRIEGREDLQAIIDRVRARIAGR
- a CDS encoding zinc ribbon domain-containing protein; protein product: MPTYEYVCTQCDHELEAFQSMKDEPLKKCPACKKPKLKRKVGGGAGLIFKGSGFYITDYKKKSGGGPEGGKSSSKSEAKPAAGKSAAN
- a CDS encoding polyprenyl synthetase family protein — translated: MDFDAQFQSYVAQVERGIDELLPAAHTRPARLHEAMRYSMQAGGKRLRPVLVLAAADLFDRAASPLPARSAEALPAAIAIECVHTYSLVHDDLPCMDDDDLRRGRPTAHKQFDEATALLAGDALLTYAFQLLSENYPAETCGTLVRELAAAAGSRELIGGQMDDLLAEKRSDISHADLESIHRRKTGAMIEASLAMGGLAGGTRDAGHLDTLHTVGRHMGLAFQIVDDILDATADTATLGKTAGKDARADKTTYVKLHGLDAARRLAADQTAAALAALARLPGDTAFLVELIRQMADRKK